The DNA sequence TGGTTCGCAGTGGCTGCTGTGTGGATTGTGTTAAGAGAGATTCTGAGGTTGAATCTGGGTGCAACAGGGAGGATCATGGTATGTATGGGTTAGTctcacagtcgtgtctgactctttgtgaccccatggactatagtccaccaggctcctctgtccatggggttccccaggcaagaatactggagtgggctgccatttccttctccaggggagcttcttcacccagagatcgaacctgggtctcctgaattgcaggcagattcatcaccACCTGAGGCACCAGGGATGCTCAATGATGAGTAACTGACCATGTCATTTGCTGGGAGAATGCAGTGGTACCATAAGGGCCTGTCATTCTGGACTTGGTTCACGATCCTCTGTGTCCCtttatactttcatttttgtGAACAAATCAGCTGAATACAGAGGCCCAGATAAAAGTGAATTAATTTATCCCAGGCCACGCAATGAAGTTGGAGCTGCGTCAGGACTAGAATCCTCTCCACCTGAGTGTTAATTTAGTCTTTTCACTACTGTATAGTCAGGGATTTCTGAAGTTGAAATTAATATGCTAGTAAAATTCAAGTAGAACTGATGAGATGCTGAGGTTCTAAAGAGACCAGAAACCTGGAGAATGTATTTTTTAGGATGCAGAATTTTAATGGTGTTAGAAATACAAAGTAATACATGTATTGAGGCTATAGAAAAAATTATCCCCACCTTGTTTCTATGAATACCTTTTTTTTATGTTAatgcaggaaataaaaaaaaaaaagacaaccttttgGGTGTCCAATCCAAGATTTCTCATTTTGCAGAGACAATACTAGGGTACTCTGGAATACCAACGGCACTTATAGAATGactgatacattaaaaaaaaattacttaggtATATTTGATTGGAAGTGAAATGCCTTATATAGCATTCTAAATAGAGAGTCAATAGAGTAGACACAGTaaaagtgaaggttgctcagtggtgtctgaatctttgcgaccccatggactgtaccatggaattctccaggccagaatactgcactgggtaacctttcccttctccaggggatcttcccaacccaggggttgaaccggggtctcctgcattgcaggcagattctttaccagcttagctatgagggaagcccagagtagaCATGAACTCATCTTACAGATTCCAAGGTAAGGTGTGTGAGACAGGTTGGGGCCACGTCCAGTGTGGCAGCAGGTAGATGCACGTGGCCTGTTTCCAGGGAACGTAATAAATGTCTGTGTGCAGGAGAGGGGAGTGAAGGATAGAGTCTGGGGGCAGAAAGTACCAGGTCAGAACGTTTACATGGACAGGTGAAATCACCGTGGAttaagagagacagaaaagacaaGAAGAGGGTGACGCGCAGAAGAGAAGGCATTCCAGGAAACTCTAAATTCGTATTCTTAAAAGCCCTGGTGGAACTCACTTACTCAGCACTTCAGAGGCTGGGCAACTATGAGCTGCTCCCCCTCCAAGTGCTTGTAACTCTGGGAGCTGGACCCTTTCTCAGGAGCAAGTTGATTTTTTAAGTTAAGGGAAAGGTATTAAACTGGTTGCTTGAAATATTCCTTATTTATTGGGAACATTCTGGCAATGGGAAGAAGAGCTTGCACTTAACAGTAACAGGAAAACTAGAACAAGGTAAATGATTGCCATTACACATCTCTCCCCCAAGAAGAGcatcagtcactcactcgtgtcttactcttttcaaccccgtgggctgtagcccgccaggctactctgcccatgggatttcccaggcaagaatactggagtgggttgccatttcctcctccaggggatcttcttgacccagcgaCCGACCCtgcgtttcctgtgtctcctgaattgcaggaggactctttactgctgggccaccagggaagcccagtgggtcATAAAGGGTCATTTTTCAGTTCTATAAAAATTCTAATATAAGCATCTCATACAAGCATCAACACCAACGTGCTTTTTTGAAGCATCAacattcccctccctccccaaaccAGAGGTTTTCAAACCAGTAGGAAACTGATTAAAGGTACAGATTTCTGGGCTCTATTTTCCAAAATTCAGGTTCAGAAGTTCTGAGTCAGCCTCGAGAACTTGCTTTTCAAACAAATGCTCTAGGAGATTCTCAGACAGGTGAtctgaggaccacactttgagacaCATTGCCCCAATGTAAgctcttttccattttagttgAACTCTTGGCCAATTGTATTTACCAGGCTTCCTAAGGTTAGTTCTGAAAAGCAAGTAGACTATCACAGGAGTCAGCCAGAGATAAACGATCAAAGCAAAGTGGGGAAACCTAACCTTGAAACACTTGCTCAGGTAGATTCTTAGAATGGAATCTAGATTATCTACCCAGATAAATCTTCTAGCCTCTCCACACCCAATGCATTACTCAATTTGGACAGAGGTCCTTTTAGGTTCATCCTTTGTCTTAAGAAGCCCACATCAATCCTTTCCAGATTTTTACCTCTTTTGGTGAGAGTATAGAAATGTAATCGTCGTATATCATCCTGGCCTTCTCTTCAATTACTTTTTTGTTCTGCTCTTTCTTTAAGTCTTCACAGGCAAGCCAGAAAAGTAGGTTCTCTTCACTGTATTCCGTTCGCAGGAACTCCCTGAAGAGGTTTCTTCCTGCCGGGGCCTTCATCATCTTGTCAAAATTTTGAGACCAGGACAAGACTTCATCTGAAGTGGGGTTTTGGCTGCAGAGACAGAAGGGGGCCATTATCAAAAGCAGCTTGGGTGCAGGGATGAGAAGTAGATAGAAATGCTGCCATCTAGTGGTCATGTAGACTCAGTCCAGCCTGACCTGGCAAACATCTGCCAGGACAGGGCTAGTTATTTCTGCGTCATGACAAAAATTCTTGTAGGTATAAGCTATGTGTCTGGGAGCCAAGCATTCAAATAGCAAGGTGTGATACACACTTTGCACATggtcatcatcagttcagttcagttcagttcagttgctcagtcatgactgactgtgaccccaaggactgcagcatgccaggcttccctgtccatcaccaactcccagagcttgctcaaactcatgtccatcgagtcagtgatgccatccaaccatctcatcctctgtcatccccttctgctcttgccttcaatccttcccagcatcagggtcttttccaatgagtcagttcttcccatcaggtggcccaagtattagagcttcagcttcagcatcagtctttccaataaatactcaggactgatttcctttagaatggtcATCAAAGATTCCTAATGAAGCTTGGACATTTTTGAACTGTAACAATCTACTGCAAGTCTATTACATTACTTTGAAAGGCAAACTGAACTTTTTTGTTTGCATCTGATGTAGATTTTAGTTTCCAGGCCATAAGATACAGTTTCTCTTTTCATCTCTGGTCActgcattttcacttttcactgaatCAAAAATAAGAACACATTGTGTGCCCTTTCACATATTTACCTAAACTTTAAGAATTATTCTGGTAAACATTATGAGTGAATTGTTACCACTGAATGGAGTTACCacagcttttgaactgtggtgctggagaagactcttgagagtcccttggactgcaaggagatcaaaccagtccatcctaaaggaaatcagtcctgaatggtcactggaaggactgatgctgaagctgaagctccaatgctttggccacctgatgggaagaactgactcattagacaagaccctgatgctgggaaagattgagggcaggagaagaaggggacaacagaggatgagatggttggatggtatcaccgactcaatggacatgagtttgagcaagctccgggagatggtgatggacagggaggcctggcgtgctgcagtccatggggtttgcaaagagtcagacatcactgagcgactgaacaacagcaatgacaatTAAAAACATAGACCATTTACAATGACACAAGGGACTTTTTAGATATCTGTATTCAGGTTTTTTAGCAACTATTCCCCTGCAGAACCTCATTTGCCTATACATCAAAGAagtaaaggagagaagaaaggagaatttTATGACTAAATTGATCCTGATTTTGCTTTCCTATGCATTGGTATGTTTAATAATTTTCCAACCTAAAATACATTTGGTCAAAAAAGtagtcatatttattttttccttactttttagaCCAAACATTTTAAGTTGGTTTGCTATTATTCCAAGATATCTGAACTtcctcatttgtttaaaaaaattttaaaagacagaaaaatcacTATGAAGCCTCAGCATTAAAACCTTCTCCTGAGCAGCAGAAAAAGAAGGCAACTATCATTATACAAATAATCTACTTGCATTTTAATTCTATCCTGTAGATGCTGCATTTCAACTTCTCATTTTGGAGAAAATACTTGGTTAGAGTCTGTTCCAATGGAAATGGGACCAAGGACCAGCCAGGTGCCTTTTCTGACTTAGGTAATTTCACatatcatttttgttttagaCTCTACACCTATAAAGAGAATGacttaaaaaattcttagaaaagggaACTAAAGAATTAGGGCAatttgcaggggtggggggtagtTAATTCATGTAGCAATCATTATTTTTGGAAAGAGAAGGATAAACTCAAGCAATGTTTTAGCCAATAGTTGAACAGAGCTAACAGAAAGAGTGATAAAAAGGAGTTGCAATCTCAAAACAAGATCTCCCAGACGGAGTGAGCATTCATTTCCCAAAACCGTTTTGAGAAGTACCGGGAAGTACCGGGAAGCAAGAGACGATGGTTAAGCCCTGGGCAGAGGTAAACAGTACAGACACACAAGACACAATTATAGCGCAACTCACTCACCATTCCTCTAGGACCTGGATACTCTCCATCTTTGTGGTGTGCGTGGGTCTTCCTgcattttcccctctttcttcatTCCTAACAGTGAGGCTGTAATGTAGTATAACACTTTATTTTGTCAAGGGAAAAccaattatttaaagaaaagaaaaaaaaatgttctaggaAAACACTTCATGGAAGAATTTTATTGTCAACTATGTGAGCGTATTCAGAGTGCAAAAGAAACAGCACCATTTTTAAATGAGAGCTAAGCCCACGTCAATGAAGGGAAAGAGAATTATCACTTAATAAAGCAAACCACAATCTCAAGAATGGGTGCTGTTACACCTTCTGACTTCATCCTTGCAAAATTTGAATTACTTAAAAGCTTTGTGACACCCTATGTGATTATATGCTTCAAAATTTGATGTATATCATTATGTTACTCTTTGGAGTAATGCTATTTTGACTTGTGGTTAGTTCTATTCTTGGTTTGATTTCAGCTGATTCTCCCCCCTTGACAGCTCTGCAGACCAGACTTTTTGTGATTCTTCCCATCATCACTCCATCCACTCAAGTTTGAGTGACAGCATTTGTATTTGACATTTTCTTTGCCCTTTCATCTCTTCAAGTAAAGCTACAATAATCCTAGAGGAAAAGCTGGTTACTCTGAGGGTCTGAATAGGAGAGCATTGGGTGGGAGGCCTTTCTGTGTCTCTGGGACATAAATTTGGGAATTCTATAGGATTATAGGAactaggttattgatatttctcccagaaatcttgattccagcttgtgcttcatccagcccgacatttcgcataatgtactctgcatatacgttaaataagcagggtgacaatatacagccttgatgtactcctttcccaatttggaaccagtccattgttccgtgtccagttctaactgttgcttcttgacctgcatacagatttctcagaaggcaggtcaggtggtctggtattcccatctcttgaagaattttccagagtttgttgtgatccacacagtcaactgagcgactgaactgaactggtaggAACTAGGATAATCCCAGGGGCTTTACTAACCCAGAACAAGAATAAGAATTCTCTGATTCAGGTAAACTAGCCAAGCAGCGTCATGGTTCAAGGTGTAGACAATGTGATGGGGAGGTTATGGGCAAACA is a window from the Cervus canadensis isolate Bull #8, Minnesota chromosome 33, ASM1932006v1, whole genome shotgun sequence genome containing:
- the RGS17 gene encoding regulator of G-protein signaling 17 isoform X3, which produces MRKRQQSQNEETPAVSQAPGNQRPNNTCCFCWCCCCSCSCLTVRNEERGENAGRPTHTTKMESIQVLEECQNPTSDEVLSWSQNFDKMMKAPAGRNLFREFLRTEYSEENLLFWLACEDLKKEQNKKVIEEKARMIYDDYISILSPKEVSLDSRVREVINRNLLDPNPHMYEDAQLQIYTLMHRDSFPRFLNSQIYKSFVESTASSTSES
- the RGS17 gene encoding regulator of G-protein signaling 17 isoform X4 codes for the protein MSSQLGAAEAAMRKRQQSQNEETPAVSQAPGNQRPNNTCCFCWCCCCSCSCLTVRNEERGENAGRPTHTTKMESIQVLEECQNPTSDEVLSWSQNFDKMMKAPAGRNLFREFLRTEYSEENLLFWLACEDLKKEQNKKVIEEKARMIYDDYISILSPKEMFHNRSPKMPQDETIDCHTHGLYPCYLTSLHVF